The Nitrosomonas cryotolerans ATCC 49181 genome includes a window with the following:
- a CDS encoding TM0106 family RecB-like putative nuclease, whose translation MILNKSAQNLIKPSDATSWISCIRRTWLNKHQSKNIEIEIGGFEKLLLDIGLAHKIAILTKLQQQYEVHQADSVKHTRTLMQRGTPVIYQGQLLDEQEGIIGYPDFLIRHESGQYQPADAKLSHSENKKGIQIQLGLYRRILANHLPAMVFLGNGRTATLGDEINPLVDTFVMNMKQLFTMHEQPMAHYSHSKCRICPYYTHCRPEFEAKEDLSLLHGIHGRTASNLAAAGISTITQFSNSSAETIPDTPYLKGHKRKQRAILQARSFLTGQVFQLDSITLPKGTWVHFDIEDNPLTSSRRRHVYLWGLLTPSYSSKDFEYIWTDDETQDYTGWIHFLEKIEQYRKQYSSLILAHYSNHEKATIRKYAERYDMEDHTTVLWLLGDNSPLFDLQKPVQEQLILPLQGYGLKDICKHKDLVNFQWKNKHSGSQWSVVQFNRFLIETDPKKKGKLKTEILDYNRDDVTATWQLEKWLRNCFQTHTHFTPQSLIKLK comes from the coding sequence GTGATCCTCAATAAATCTGCTCAGAATCTCATTAAACCCAGCGATGCCACATCCTGGATCTCATGTATCCGTCGTACCTGGCTCAATAAACATCAAAGCAAAAATATCGAGATTGAGATCGGCGGCTTCGAAAAACTTTTACTCGATATCGGGCTGGCACACAAAATAGCCATACTCACCAAACTACAACAACAATACGAGGTACATCAGGCCGATTCAGTAAAACATACACGCACACTCATGCAGCGAGGTACTCCAGTCATTTATCAAGGTCAACTCCTGGATGAACAAGAAGGCATTATCGGATATCCTGATTTTCTCATCCGGCATGAAAGTGGCCAATATCAGCCAGCGGATGCCAAGCTATCGCATAGTGAAAACAAAAAAGGAATCCAGATACAGCTGGGCTTATATCGACGTATACTCGCTAATCATCTGCCTGCGATGGTATTTCTCGGCAATGGCAGAACAGCTACCCTCGGCGATGAAATCAATCCATTGGTAGACACCTTCGTCATGAATATGAAGCAGCTATTCACCATGCATGAACAACCAATGGCGCATTATAGTCATAGCAAATGTCGTATCTGCCCCTACTATACTCACTGTCGCCCCGAGTTTGAGGCAAAAGAAGACCTGTCGCTGCTGCATGGGATTCATGGTCGCACAGCGAGCAACCTTGCAGCGGCCGGCATCTCGACTATTACCCAGTTCTCGAACAGCAGTGCTGAAACGATACCAGATACACCTTATCTCAAAGGACACAAAAGAAAGCAGCGAGCCATTCTACAGGCCAGATCCTTTCTGACAGGCCAAGTATTTCAGCTTGATTCCATTACCTTACCTAAGGGCACTTGGGTACATTTTGACATTGAAGACAACCCTCTGACATCCTCTCGCAGGCGCCATGTCTATCTCTGGGGATTACTCACACCCTCCTACTCCAGTAAAGATTTTGAATATATCTGGACTGATGACGAGACTCAAGACTACACAGGCTGGATCCATTTTCTGGAGAAAATTGAACAATATCGTAAACAATATTCATCTTTGATATTGGCTCATTATTCCAATCACGAAAAAGCGACCATCAGGAAATATGCCGAACGTTACGATATGGAAGATCATACAACTGTTTTATGGTTACTGGGAGATAACAGTCCTTTGTTTGACCTACAAAAACCCGTACAAGAGCAACTGATCTTGCCCTTACAGGGCTATGGTCTGAAAGATATCTGCAAACATAAGGATTTGGTGAATTTTCAGTGGAAGAACAAGCATTCAGGATCGCAGTGGTCTGTAGTACAATTCAATCGCTTTCTAATCGAAACCGACCCTAAAAAAAAGGGCAAGTTGAAGACGGAAATCCTGGACTATAACCGTGATGATGTCACAGCCACATGGCAACTTGAGAAATGGCTCCGGAATTGTTTTCAAACGCACACTCATTTCACGCCACAATCACTTATAAAGCTGAAATAA